Part of the Terriglobia bacterium genome, ATGGCAAGCCGGTAGTCCGTGTCTACGTTCCCAGCGCAGAATCGATGTACAAGTTCCCTCCTCAAAACTGGGCTCTCATCCAGCTCTTTGATGGAAAGCGGTCTTACGAGGAGATCGCTGCAATTTATTCCCAACAGACGGGAATTTGGTATACCGCCGAAGCAGTCCGGGAATTCTCCGATGAACTTGAGGCCGCAGATTTCTGGTACAAGACGCCGCAGGAAAAAAACATCCTGCTGATGCAGAAGAGCACAGAGGAACGCCGAGAACTTTTGAAATCGAAAAGCAAGTACGGCGATCTGTCGCTTTTCCTCTTTCCGGGAGTCAATCCCGACAAGTTCCTCGACTGGTTGTATAAGTACACCAGTTTCTTCTATACCCCATGGTTCACGCTGGTTACCCTGGCGGCATTTGTCTTCACGGCCGGTATCACCATCACGCACTGGCCGGAGATAGGCCGCGACACTCTGGAGTTCTACAACTTCTCGCATAAGTCGTTGTTGGATGTCGTCCAGTTCTACCTGCTGGCGGTGGTGGTCCTCGGAATACACGAACTCGGGCACGGGCATGCCTGCAAACATTATGGCGGGCGTGTGCCCGCGATGGGATTCGCGCTCATCTATCTGGCGCCTGCATTCTACACGGACACAACCGAGGGTGATGTCAAAGGAAATCGACAACAGCGTTTGGTCATCTCTCTGGCTGGAGTTTGGGCCGAATTGATGGTCTGCGCCATTGTCACGCCCATCTGGTGGGGCACACCCCCCGATACTCCTGTCCATAACGCCGCGTACATTCTCATGCTGATTACCGGGATTTCCGCTGCTCTGGTGAATTGGAATCCGCTGATCAAGCTCGATGGCTACCACATGCTTTGTGAGACCCTCGGCATCGTGGACTTGAAAGAGGCCTCGACTGCCTATGTTTCGGGCTGGGTGAAAAATCATATCTGGGGCTTGCCGGTGGAAGTCCCTTACGTTCCCAAGCGGCGGCGGTTCGGATACGCCGTATATGCGCTTCTCTCTGGCCTCTACAGCTACTTAGTGTTGTACGTGCTTGCACACTTCGTGGGTAACGTCTTTCGCAATTTCAATCCCGAATGGTCCTTTATCCCTGAGTTGGCAACAGCGGGCCTGATCTTTCAATCACGGATCCGCCTCTTGGTGAACTTTATGAAATTCGTTTACTTGGACAAGAAAGACAGGGTACTTGGATGGTTCACACCCCGGCGCTCCATGGCAATGGCTGCGGGCATTGGAGCGTTGTTGTTGACCCCCTTGCGGCACGATGCCGTCATGGGGCGCTTCATTCTGGAACCATACAAACGGGTTACGGTGCGTGCCGAGGTGCCCGGCATTGTAACGGACATTTATGCGGACGAAGGAAAGCCGGTGGAATCAGGGGCGTCTTTGGTGCGCTTGCGTAATTTGCCTTTGCAATCGAGGCTGGCGCGCAGCGAGTCTGAATACATCGTTACTTCCGGGCGAGCCGTGTCCGCGACTCTGCGCTATGACAACTTCGGGCCTGTGGTAAAGGAACGAGAAAGGCTGGCCCGACAGACCAGCATGCTTTTCTCCGAGGCCGCCAACCTGGAGCTCAAGAGCCCGATTTCCGGAGTGGTTCTGACGCCACACGCGACCGATCGCGTAGGAGCCTATGTCACGGAGGGAACGGAGCTTCTCGAGATCGCCGATTTGAACCAACTGCGTGCTCGCATTTATGTTTCGGAACACGATATGTATAAGCTGCGGGTGGGCTCCCACGCCAGCTTGCAAGTAGAGGGCATTCTCAAGAAATGGGACGCCCACGCGCTGGCTATTTCTGCCCTGTCTACTGAAATTGACCCAGGACTTGGGGATCAGACCCAGTACAAAGGGCTTCTGTCACCAAACTTCTACCTGGTCGATCTGCTGGTTGCGAACCCCGAAGGAATCCTCAAACCTGGAATGACCGGAACAGCCCGCGTTTACGCACAACGGCACAGCGTTGCTGGGTTCGCCTGGCAGGAGGTCAGGAATTTCTTTGGCCGAAAGGTGTGGTGATCAAAAAAAAAGGAAGGCTGCCCGTAGGCAGCCTTCCGTGTTTTTGAGAGTTCTCGATAATTAATTAGATCTTGCCGAGCTTGCCCAACTTGCCGAGCTTGCCCAGTTTGCCCAACTTCCCCAACTTGCCGAGCTTACCCAGTTTGCCGAGCTTGCCCATGTTCGCGGCCCTGCCCAGGTTCGCGAACTTGCCCAGCTTCACGCCCTGCTCGGATTTTACGTCCGAGGCAGTGACCAGTGGCGCGCTGGCTACGTTGGCCTTCTTGGTCGTCTTCAGAGCGCTGATCAATGATTTCTTTTGGATTGCCATTTTCCTGTCCTCCCTTAATTCCAATCTTGAGTGTGCCCCCGGAACACAGAGAATATAAGCAAGAGTAGTACCAAAGTTCTGCAGGTTTGTCAGAGAAACAACTACTTGCAGAATCAATCAGATGTGTTTCTTCTAATGTCATCGGAAAAGCAATAAATAGTAAAAATTAAACTTTTGGTTAAAATTTAACCATTATTGGGTTAAAAATTAATCTTTTTCAAGGCATAGCTTGCGACACAAATACTTCATACGCTGCGGATCGAGCCGGAGGAGCAGAGCGGCGGCTGATTTCTTGCCCCCGGTACGGCGCAGGGCGGCGGTGAGGTAGGCGATCTGGATGCGTTCCATCTCGGAATCGAAATCCACGCCTTTTTCGGGGATGAGAATGGCCTCCTGGCCGGCAGTGCTGGAAGAGAGCAAGTGCTGGGGCAGGTGCTCGGCGGAAATGACCGCGCCCTGGTTCATCACTACCAGCCGCTGCACGATGTTTTCAAGCTCGCGCACGTTGCCCGGCCAGGCGTAGTCCTCCAGGATCTCGACGACTTCGGGCTGCAATTGTTTGAGGGGCTTCTTGTTGGCCGCGCAGTAGACGCGCAGGAAGTGGTCCACGAGGAGGGGTATGTCCCCCGCGCGCTCGCGCAGGGGCGGAATGAAGATGGGCACCACATTGATGCGGAAATAGAGGTCTTCGCGGAAGCGGCCCTTGCGCACGCAGTCTTCCAGGTCCTCGTTGGTTGCAGTGATAAGCCGGAAATCGATCTTGCGCGCCGAGCGTCCGCCGAGGCGCTGCACGGTGTGCTCCTGGAGCACGCGGAGCAGCTTGCTTTGCAGGCTCTGGTTCAGGGTGGTGATCTCGTCCAGGAAAAGCGTCCCGGTATCGGCCATTTCGATAAGCCCGGGTTTGGCGGCATCGGCTCCGGTGAAGGCGCCCTTCTCATAGCCGAAGAGCTCGGACTCGATGAGGCTCTCGGGAAGGGCCGAACAGTTCAGGCAGACGTAGGGTTTATTCTGGCGGTTGCCGAACTGCACGATGGCCTGGGCGATGAGCTCCTTGCCGGTTCCGCTTTCTCCGCGCAGAACGATGCTGGTATTGCTGTCGGCGACGGCCTGAATGGACTGATAGACTTTCTGCATGGCATCGCTGCCGCCGATCATGCCGCAGAATGCGGATTTGCTCTCCACCTGCTCGAGCATGCGCCGCCCTTCGAGCTCCAGGGCGCGTTTCTCGATAGCACGCACGAGGACAATCTGCAGCTCCTGGAAATTGACCGGGGAGAGGAAGAACTCGTCGGCGCCGGCCTGGCTGGCTTTTAGCGGTATCGCACGGCTCGTGGAGTGCGTCATGGCCACCAGGACGACATCCTCGCGGATTTGACGGATCTCTTTGAGAACCTCGATTCCGTCTTCGGCGCTGTTCTCGATGCTGTCCAGGTCCAAAAGGATGGCATGCAGGGGTTCGGTATCCATCAGGGCCCGGATCTGTTTTTCCGTGCTGGCCAGGACCGTCTGAAAGGCGGGAGCCAGGACGCGGCGCATCTCGAGGAAAGTCGACTCTTCCTCGGTGACAATCGCGATGGAGTACAGCACCCCGTGGGGATCGTTTTCGGAAAGCATGGGATATGACCGAGCCGATGGGATTATAGGGGAAGGTCCGCGTGGAAGAAAAGAACTGCTTCAGGCTATTCTCGGCGCGGCCCGGGAAGGTGTTATTCCAAATAAAACGCCACAGATTCTACTCTGTGCGAGGGTACTTTTGCTTGCCGGATGGCGGAGTCTCCCGGCGGGCACAGGCGGCTGCCACGGAGGCAAGCGCCGTGATAATCTTTTATTTGCCAGGGCTGCCCGGGTGGCGGAATGGCAGACGCTGAGGACTTAAAATCCTCCGGGGATTTTTCCTCATGTGGGTTCGACTCCCACCCCGGGCACCAGTGTTTCCAGGGAATTCCGATCTATTCGTTTGACCGCTAGGTTGCAGCAAAATTTTTGATTTGCCGGTAGCCAGTGCCGGTGATAGAAACAAGCCTCGTTCATGACTCAGCACTTCCACTTCGCTGCGGTTTCTCTTCAACGAATGCTTTCCTGTTGTCGCTGCCTCTAGTTTTTTCTGCGTGGTCTGGCCGCAAGAATCACTCATCTGTTTATTGATTTTTGGCATCTCCTGGCCGCGCTGAATCTCCCCACACACATCCGTCAATCCGTACATTTTTGAAGTTCAACCGGAAGCCGTAAAGATTTTTTGACATCCGAAGAAATAATTCCGACAAGGAGCGTTACGCAAATGAGGTTTACTTTCAGAAGTTATTCAGCGGCATTACTCTTCACCGTGGTTCTGGCCGTCCCGGCGCTGGCGACGGATGGCTATCTTGCCAGCGGGTATGGCGTGAAGCAGCAGGGGCAGGGGGGCGCCGGGGTGGCCCTGCCGGAAGACAGCCTGGCGGCCGCCACGAATCCGGCCGGCATGGTGTTTGTCGGGAACCGCTTCGACTTCGGCGTGAGTTTTTTCCGCCCCATTCGCAGCGGCGCGATTTCCGGCAACCAACTGCCGCCCGGCTACCCGAACGTGAATGGCAGCTACGACGCCAACGGCCGCAAGAACTTCTTCATCCCCGAGCTGGGCTACAACCGCTTGATTCGGCCCCGTATTTCTCTGGGCGTAGCGGTATATGGCAATGGCGGGATGAATACCGTTTTTCTTGCGCCGATCCCGCTGTTCGGCACCGGCCGAGCCGGCGTGAACCTGGTGCAACTGTTTGTGGCGCCAACCATGGCGGTCAAAGTGAACAAGCGCAACGCCTTCGGCATTTCCGTGAACCTGGCCTATCAGCGGTTTCAAGCCGAGGGCTTGCAGAACTTCGCTTCTGCGGCCTATTCGAGCGATCCCGCGAACGTTACCAATCGCGGCTACGATTCTTCGGTGGGCGCGGGAGTGCGCGTGGGCTGGCTGGGCGAGGTCTTTCGGAACGTCACGCTGGGGGCAACGTTCCAGAGCAAGACGTACATGGGAAAGTTCAACCGCTACCGGGGGCTGTTCGCGGAGCAAGGGGGTTTCGACATTCCCGCGAACTTCGCTGGCGGCATAGCCGTGAAGGTTCATCCCAGAGTGACCGCGGCTTTCGATGTGGAACGCATTCTGTATGGACAGGTAAAGTCCATCGCCAATTCCGGTGCGAATCAGGCGCTGCTGGGTTCGGCGAACGGCCCGGGGTTCGGATGGCATGACATCACGGCGTACAAGGCCGGAGTCAACTACAAGGCCAGCTCCGCTTTGACGTTGCGCGCAGGCTATAACCACTCCGGTCTCCCGTTCGCCAATACGCAGACATTCTTCAACCTCGTGGCTCCGGGCATCGTGCAGCATCACGCGAGCTTCGGAGCGACCTGGAAGCTTAGCGGGGGCAAGGAGATCAATTTCGCCTATTTCCATGCCTTCGAAAGAACCCTGAATGGAGTGTCCTCGATTCCGCCCAGCGCGGGCGGCGGGAATGCCAACCTGCGCATGCATCAAAATTCGGCGGGAATCAGCTTTGGCTGGAGGCGGGAGTAGCGCGAAAGGCCCGGGTACCGGTGTTTTTCTGGGTTCGGTGTTGCATCGCCGGGCCCAGTTTTCTTTTTGCCGGGGAATGCGGGAACTTCGTCGGTCATCTTGGGGCCTGTGGTGTACGCTACGGTTTCGAGAAAAGGTGACTCCCGCATGTCCAAGCACCGTTCGTTCTGGCTCCAGGAAATAGCCGGCGATGCACCGGAAGCGCCGCCCCTGCGCGGCGCTGCGAAAGCGGATGTGGCTATCATCGGCGGCGGCTACGTCGGGCTGTGGACCGCCATCCGCATCAAGGAACAGGCGCCGGGCTGCGATGTCACGGTTCTCGAGCAGGACATCTGCGGCGGTGGCGCATCGGGGCGCAATGGCGGCTTCGTGCTCTCCTGGATGTCCAAGCTCTCTTCGCTGGCCCGGCTCTTCGGCATTGCCGAGGCGCTGCGCATCGCGCAACGTTCCGAGACGGCCATCGGGGAGATCGCGGAGTTCTGCCGGCTCCATCAGATTGACGCGGACTTCCGCAAGGGCGGCTGGCTGTGGACGGCGACAAGCAATGCGCAGCTCGATGCCTGGGAGAGCGTAGTGCGGCACTGCGAAGAGAACGGCGTGGCGAGCTTCCAACGGCTGGCGCCA contains:
- a CDS encoding sigma-54 dependent transcriptional regulator, whose protein sequence is MLSENDPHGVLYSIAIVTEEESTFLEMRRVLAPAFQTVLASTEKQIRALMDTEPLHAILLDLDSIENSAEDGIEVLKEIRQIREDVVLVAMTHSTSRAIPLKASQAGADEFFLSPVNFQELQIVLVRAIEKRALELEGRRMLEQVESKSAFCGMIGGSDAMQKVYQSIQAVADSNTSIVLRGESGTGKELIAQAIVQFGNRQNKPYVCLNCSALPESLIESELFGYEKGAFTGADAAKPGLIEMADTGTLFLDEITTLNQSLQSKLLRVLQEHTVQRLGGRSARKIDFRLITATNEDLEDCVRKGRFREDLYFRINVVPIFIPPLRERAGDIPLLVDHFLRVYCAANKKPLKQLQPEVVEILEDYAWPGNVRELENIVQRLVVMNQGAVISAEHLPQHLLSSSTAGQEAILIPEKGVDFDSEMERIQIAYLTAALRRTGGKKSAAALLLRLDPQRMKYLCRKLCLEKD
- a CDS encoding efflux RND transporter periplasmic adaptor subunit, with the translated sequence MNITRALTAALPEIPARTLAQHYPRMAPDIVSKDHIEDGKPVVRVYVPSAESMYKFPPQNWALIQLFDGKRSYEEIAAIYSQQTGIWYTAEAVREFSDELEAADFWYKTPQEKNILLMQKSTEERRELLKSKSKYGDLSLFLFPGVNPDKFLDWLYKYTSFFYTPWFTLVTLAAFVFTAGITITHWPEIGRDTLEFYNFSHKSLLDVVQFYLLAVVVLGIHELGHGHACKHYGGRVPAMGFALIYLAPAFYTDTTEGDVKGNRQQRLVISLAGVWAELMVCAIVTPIWWGTPPDTPVHNAAYILMLITGISAALVNWNPLIKLDGYHMLCETLGIVDLKEASTAYVSGWVKNHIWGLPVEVPYVPKRRRFGYAVYALLSGLYSYLVLYVLAHFVGNVFRNFNPEWSFIPELATAGLIFQSRIRLLVNFMKFVYLDKKDRVLGWFTPRRSMAMAAGIGALLLTPLRHDAVMGRFILEPYKRVTVRAEVPGIVTDIYADEGKPVESGASLVRLRNLPLQSRLARSESEYIVTSGRAVSATLRYDNFGPVVKERERLARQTSMLFSEAANLELKSPISGVVLTPHATDRVGAYVTEGTELLEIADLNQLRARIYVSEHDMYKLRVGSHASLQVEGILKKWDAHALAISALSTEIDPGLGDQTQYKGLLSPNFYLVDLLVANPEGILKPGMTGTARVYAQRHSVAGFAWQEVRNFFGRKVW
- a CDS encoding outer membrane protein transport protein → MRFTFRSYSAALLFTVVLAVPALATDGYLASGYGVKQQGQGGAGVALPEDSLAAATNPAGMVFVGNRFDFGVSFFRPIRSGAISGNQLPPGYPNVNGSYDANGRKNFFIPELGYNRLIRPRISLGVAVYGNGGMNTVFLAPIPLFGTGRAGVNLVQLFVAPTMAVKVNKRNAFGISVNLAYQRFQAEGLQNFASAAYSSDPANVTNRGYDSSVGAGVRVGWLGEVFRNVTLGATFQSKTYMGKFNRYRGLFAEQGGFDIPANFAGGIAVKVHPRVTAAFDVERILYGQVKSIANSGANQALLGSANGPGFGWHDITAYKAGVNYKASSALTLRAGYNHSGLPFANTQTFFNLVAPGIVQHHASFGATWKLSGGKEINFAYFHAFERTLNGVSSIPPSAGGGNANLRMHQNSAGISFGWRRE